A part of Tigriopus californicus strain San Diego chromosome 10, Tcal_SD_v2.1, whole genome shotgun sequence genomic DNA contains:
- the LOC131888841 gene encoding FMRFamide receptor-like isoform X1, with amino-acid sequence MTSRSNASNLAHAVSVGMYYWDETNSLMENLSSSTNVSMYEDDILEEPHISLLTFEFIVHGLLILFIGFCGIIGNILCLLVLCQRQMRNSINCLLIGLAVIDISLIVSAWLMFSLPAFQIYFERRLLTKVVDVYQYSTPFVYPLGMIAQTASVYLTVLITLERYFVVCLPLKSRSLCTYGRARRCVVVIMVCSCLYNVPRFFEYKFETFQVIMPNRHNVTLTFLQSTMLRDNSLYISIYMTWLYMIFMYVVPFSFLFVLNSKIAWEIRSARKKRSQMTIAQQAEEGLAIMLLVIVCTFMLCNAPAMVSNIMEALQFQAVKLTQVSNLLIVINSSVNIIVYVIFCKKFRIILSQKLCRQPRVSRVLNPLLRDENCAANPQYHNRVIVRRNRRQVRIPTSQSLPLVEVIDVNDRAERDALLRDPRKTVVLIQGHLDKMLPTGHHSIYPPRNRGSSFQ; translated from the exons AtgacttcaagatcaaatgcTTCTAATTTGGCTCATGCCGTCTCAGTTGGAATGTACTATTGGG ATGAAACCAACAGCCTGATGGAGAATCTCAGCTCTTCGACCAACGTGTCCATGTATGAGGACGACATTTTGGAAGAGCCCCACATCTCGCTCTTGACTTTCGAGTTCATCGTGCACGGCCTTTTGATCCTGTTTATTGGGTTTTGCGGGATCATCGGAAACATCCTGTGTTTGTTGGTGCTCTGCCAACGTCAGATGCGGAATAGCATCAACTGTCTCCTCATTGGATTGGCTGTCATTGACATCAGCCTCATTGTGTCCGCTTGGCTCATGTTCAGCTTGCCGGCCTTCCAAATCTATTTTGAGCGACGTCTCCTCACCAAGGTCGTGGATGTCTATCAATACAGCACTCCATTCGTGTATCCCCTGGGGATGATCGCTCAAACGGCATCGGTCTATTTGACCGTCTTGATCACGTTGGAACGATATTTTGTGGTGTGTTTGCCTCTGAAGTCTCGGAGTTTGTGTACCTATGGACGAGCGCGAAGATGTGTGGTTGTCATTATGGTGTGCTCGTGTCTTTATAATGTGCCCCGGTTCTTTGAGTACAAGTTCGAAACGTTCCAAGTCATCATGCCCAACCGGCACAATGTGACCCTCACTTTCCTGCAAAGTACAATGCTCAGGGACAACTCCCTCTACATATCCATCTATATGACGTGGCTGTATATGATCTTCATGTACGTGGTCCCATTCTCATTCTTATTCGTGCTCAACTCCAAGATCGCCTGGGAGATCCGGTCAGCTCGGAAGAAGCGCTCGCAAATGACAATCGCCCAACAAGCCGAAGAAGGACTGGCCATCATGCTTTTGGTGATTGTGTGCACTTTCATGCTCTGCAACGCACCCGCTATGGTATCCAACATAATGGAAGCCTTGCAATTCCAAGCCGTCAAATTGACGCAGGTCTCGAATCTTTTGATCGTCATCAACTCGTCCGTGAATATTATAGTGTACgtgatcttttgcaaaaagttccGAATCATTCTCTCGCAAAAGCTTTGCCGCCAGCCCAGAGTCAGTCGGGTATTGAACCCTTTGTTACGGGACGAGAACTGCGCTGCTAACCCACAGTATCACAACCGTGTGATTGTCAGACGTAACCGGAGACAAGTCCGGATCCCCACATCGCAATCACTCCCTCTGGTGGAGGTGATTGATGTCAATGATAGAGCGGAGAGGGATGCACTTCTGCGAGATCCGCGAAAAACTGTCGTTTTGATTCAAGGGCACTTGGATAAAATGTTGCCCACAGGACATCACTCGATCTACCCACCGCGAAATCGTGGAAGCTCGTTCCAGTAG
- the LOC131888841 gene encoding FMRFamide receptor-like isoform X2, which produces MFFRHFYGQPMQDETNSLMENLSSSTNVSMYEDDILEEPHISLLTFEFIVHGLLILFIGFCGIIGNILCLLVLCQRQMRNSINCLLIGLAVIDISLIVSAWLMFSLPAFQIYFERRLLTKVVDVYQYSTPFVYPLGMIAQTASVYLTVLITLERYFVVCLPLKSRSLCTYGRARRCVVVIMVCSCLYNVPRFFEYKFETFQVIMPNRHNVTLTFLQSTMLRDNSLYISIYMTWLYMIFMYVVPFSFLFVLNSKIAWEIRSARKKRSQMTIAQQAEEGLAIMLLVIVCTFMLCNAPAMVSNIMEALQFQAVKLTQVSNLLIVINSSVNIIVYVIFCKKFRIILSQKLCRQPRVSRVLNPLLRDENCAANPQYHNRVIVRRNRRQVRIPTSQSLPLVEVIDVNDRAERDALLRDPRKTVVLIQGHLDKMLPTGHHSIYPPRNRGSSFQ; this is translated from the exons ATGTTTTTTCGCCACTTCTACGGCCAACCAATGCAGG ATGAAACCAACAGCCTGATGGAGAATCTCAGCTCTTCGACCAACGTGTCCATGTATGAGGACGACATTTTGGAAGAGCCCCACATCTCGCTCTTGACTTTCGAGTTCATCGTGCACGGCCTTTTGATCCTGTTTATTGGGTTTTGCGGGATCATCGGAAACATCCTGTGTTTGTTGGTGCTCTGCCAACGTCAGATGCGGAATAGCATCAACTGTCTCCTCATTGGATTGGCTGTCATTGACATCAGCCTCATTGTGTCCGCTTGGCTCATGTTCAGCTTGCCGGCCTTCCAAATCTATTTTGAGCGACGTCTCCTCACCAAGGTCGTGGATGTCTATCAATACAGCACTCCATTCGTGTATCCCCTGGGGATGATCGCTCAAACGGCATCGGTCTATTTGACCGTCTTGATCACGTTGGAACGATATTTTGTGGTGTGTTTGCCTCTGAAGTCTCGGAGTTTGTGTACCTATGGACGAGCGCGAAGATGTGTGGTTGTCATTATGGTGTGCTCGTGTCTTTATAATGTGCCCCGGTTCTTTGAGTACAAGTTCGAAACGTTCCAAGTCATCATGCCCAACCGGCACAATGTGACCCTCACTTTCCTGCAAAGTACAATGCTCAGGGACAACTCCCTCTACATATCCATCTATATGACGTGGCTGTATATGATCTTCATGTACGTGGTCCCATTCTCATTCTTATTCGTGCTCAACTCCAAGATCGCCTGGGAGATCCGGTCAGCTCGGAAGAAGCGCTCGCAAATGACAATCGCCCAACAAGCCGAAGAAGGACTGGCCATCATGCTTTTGGTGATTGTGTGCACTTTCATGCTCTGCAACGCACCCGCTATGGTATCCAACATAATGGAAGCCTTGCAATTCCAAGCCGTCAAATTGACGCAGGTCTCGAATCTTTTGATCGTCATCAACTCGTCCGTGAATATTATAGTGTACgtgatcttttgcaaaaagttccGAATCATTCTCTCGCAAAAGCTTTGCCGCCAGCCCAGAGTCAGTCGGGTATTGAACCCTTTGTTACGGGACGAGAACTGCGCTGCTAACCCACAGTATCACAACCGTGTGATTGTCAGACGTAACCGGAGACAAGTCCGGATCCCCACATCGCAATCACTCCCTCTGGTGGAGGTGATTGATGTCAATGATAGAGCGGAGAGGGATGCACTTCTGCGAGATCCGCGAAAAACTGTCGTTTTGATTCAAGGGCACTTGGATAAAATGTTGCCCACAGGACATCACTCGATCTACCCACCGCGAAATCGTGGAAGCTCGTTCCAGTAG